The Bacteroidota bacterium genome contains the following window.
AAAAGAATCTCCCGGAATCATAGACGATACTGTTTTTGTTGGTTATAATAAAGCAGCAATAATGATTCAAAAAGATAATCCTCTAAATATTAGTAACGACTTAAGTAATTTGACAGATAAAAAATATTCTGTTGTGATTGGAAATCCGGAGAGTGGTAGCATAGGAAAAGAAACAAAAAAAATATTGGATAGAAAGGGAATTTTCGAGCAAGTAGAAAACAACGCTCTAAAGCTGACTACCGACTCAAAAGACCTTGTAAGGGTTTTAATTGAAAATGAAGCAGATATTGTAATCAATTGGTTTGCAACTTCTACATGGGACGAAAACAAAAATTATATTGATGTTTTACCAATTGAAAAGCAATTTGCTAAGAAGAAAAAATTAGTCATCGGTCTTTTAAAAACTTCGGAATATCCTGAAATTGCGAAAAAATTTATGTTATTTGCCGCATCAGAGCAAGGGAAAGAAATATTTAGGAAATATGGCCTATATAACGTAAAATAATTTCATCAATTAAATGTCAAATTAAATAAAAAAATTGTGCAGAAATTATTCAAAAATAGTGAAATTCATGGCTCAATA
Protein-coding sequences here:
- the modA gene encoding molybdate ABC transporter substrate-binding protein, whose protein sequence is MNISYSSIVKKFDKKEKLIKYFFLIAIFACTACQSGNNETKKLEQKELLIYCGITMIKPMTEIKEIIEVQENCKIVITKGGSGNLLKAIIHNKNGDLFLPGSDAYYTKIEKESPGIIDDTVFVGYNKAAIMIQKDNPLNISNDLSNLTDKKYSVVIGNPESGSIGKETKKILDRKGIFEQVENNALKLTTDSKDLVRVLIENEADIVINWFATSTWDENKNYIDVLPIEKQFAKKKKLVIGLLKTSEYPEIAKKFMLFAASEQGKEIFRKYGLYNVK